One Clupea harengus chromosome 11, Ch_v2.0.2, whole genome shotgun sequence DNA window includes the following coding sequences:
- the abcb5 gene encoding ATP-dependent translocase ABCB1 translates to MLVGLLCAALHGIALPLMCVVFGQMTDSFVLSGQQLLNATYNLTVDALNSSINSSECAVISGIEDAMTTHAYYFVGIGAAVLLLGTFQVMLFLLTAAKQTKRIREKYFHAILHQSMAWFDTHQIGELNTRLTDDINTINDGLGDKICVFVQFFCTFLSGFIIGLIFGWKLTLVILAVSPLLAGSAAVWSKILASLTSKELSAYAKAGAVAEEILVAISTVVAFNGQQKAVERYERNLEDAKNFGVKKAISTNVSMGLTQFVIFATYALAFWYGTKLSIDEPENYSIGRVITVFFSVMIGAFSLGQGAPNLESIAKARGAAYEVYKTIDMPHPIDSSSMEGHKPEAVRGDIEFKDIHFSYPSRKDIKILQGLSLKIPHGKTIALVGASGCGKSTTIQLLQRFYDPEAGLVTLDGHDIRSLNVKWLRENMGIVSQEPVLFATTIAENIRYGREEATDEDIERAAREANAYDFISKLPDKLNTLVGERGAQLSGGQKQRIAIARALVKNPKILLLDEATSALDTQSESIVQAALDRARAGRTTIIIAHRLSTIRTADMIAGFSNGAIVELGDHKELMAKKGVYYSLVTQQSSGRPEEDHDEDEDEDGNGDSSDAETLEYSSDTEKKNDPDILDQVTIDNSGQLPDNSLKSPTGLPMEQTEIKSQKRKSKKTGKKEKEKVADIPFKRILALNKPEWPYLVVGLLASFVGGAVYPCVAILFAKIIGVFAEIDPEVKREKTVMFSLLFLLVGGVAFVTYFFQGFMFGKSGELLTMRLRSQTFSAMMRQEMAWFDDTNNAVGVLTTKLATDASLVKGAAGSRLGLATNTVCSLGIAIIVAFIHSWQLTLLILACVPFLTGANFIQMRAMAGHTSKDQKSLEMAGKISTETVENFRTVVTLTREDMFFSKFANSLVEPYRSSLVKAPIYGITFAIAQAIPYLVNAAIFRFGAWLISNCYTEYENVFLVFSVIVFAAMNIGQSSSLAPDFAKAKAAAQRILSLLEKKPEIDIYSQEGEKPVNLCGEIMFQGVGFCYPTRKNVQVLQGLDVSVKPGQTLALVGGSGCGKSTTVQLLERFYDPAAGQVFLDGADTKSLNLAWLRSQLGLVSQEPILFDCSIAENIQYGDNSRTVSQQEIEEAAKSANIHDFILGLPEKYNTRVGDKGTQLSGGQKQRIAIARALVRQPKVLLLDEATSALDTESERIVQQALDDARQGRTCIVIAHRLSTIQNADLIAVIQNGRVSEKGTHSELMAKQGAYFALVNAQVSV, encoded by the exons ATGCTCGTCGGTCTGCTGTGTGCTGCCCTGCATGGGATAGCTCTGCCTctcatgtgtgtggtgtttggacAAATGACTGATAGTTTTGTGCTCAGTGGACAGCAGCTCCTCAACGCAACTT ACAACTTAACCGTTGATGCACTGAATTCATCAATTAACTCATCAGAGTGCGCTGTCATATCTGGAATAGAGGACGCAATGACAAC GCATGCATATTATTTCGTTGGAATTGGAGCTGCGGTGTTACTGCTGGGGACCTTCCAAGTTATGCTATTTTTGTTGACAGCAGCCAAACAGACCAAACGCATTCGTGAAAAATACTTTCATGCCATCCTCCACCAGTCAATGGCATGGTTTGATACCCATCAAATTGGAGAGTTGAACACCAGATTGACAGA TGACATTAACACCATCAATGACGGACTGGGAGAcaagatttgtgtgtttgttcagttcTTCTGCACGTTTTTGTCTGGCTTCATTATTGGATTGATATTTGGTTGGAAGCTGACTTTAGTCATCTTGGCAGTTAGTCCTCTACTGGCGGGGTCTGCTGCGGTGTGGTCCAAA ATTCTTGCAAGTCTGACAAGTAAGGAACTGTCAGCTTATGCCAAGGCTGGAGCTGTGGCTGAGGAGATCCTGGTGGCCATCAGCACTGTTGTAGCATTCAATGGACAACAGAAAGCTGTAGAAAG ATATGAGAGGAACTTAGAGGATGCCAAAAACTTTGGGGTGAAGAAGGCCATCAGCACCAATGTGTCCATGGGTCTGACCCAGTTCGTCATATTTGCGACCTACGCCTTGGCCTTCTGGTATGGAACCAAGCTCTCCATCGACGAGCCAGAGAACTACTCCATTGGACGAGTCATCACA gttttcttttctgtgatgATTGGAGCCTTCTCTCTGGGCCAAGGAGCTCCTAACCTTGAGAGTATTGCTAAGGCCCGTGGTGCAGCCTATGAGGTCTACAAGACTATTGATATG CCTCATCCCATAGATAGTAGTTCTATGGAAGGACACAAGCCAGAAGCTGTGAGAGGAGACATTGAGTTTAAGGACATCCATTTCAGCTACCCATCCAGAAAGGACATCAAA ATTCTACAGGGCCTGAGTCTGAAGATTCCTCATGGAAAGACCATTGCCCTGGTTGGAGCCAGTGGCTGTGGCAAAAGCACCACCATTCAGCTCCTGCAACGCTTCTATGATCCAGAAGCTGGACTG GTGACACTCGACGGACATGACATCCGCTCACTCAACGTGAAGTGGCTGCGGGAGAACATGGGCATCGTCAGTCAGGAGCCGGTGCTGTTTGCCACAACTATTGCTGAAAACATCCGTTATGGCCGAGAGGAGGCTACTGATGAGGACATCGAGCGAGCTGCGAGGGAGGCCAACGCCTATGACTTCATCTCCAAGCTGCCAGAT AAACTGAATACCTTGGTTGGGGAaaggggagcacagctgagtgGTGGCCAAAAACAGAGAATTGCCATTGCCCGTGCACTGGTGAAAAACCCCAAGATCCTGCTGCTGGATGAGGCTACGTCAGCACTCGACACTCAGAGTGAGTCCATCGTGCAGGCAGCGCTGGACAGG GCAAGAGCTGGCCGCACTACCATAATAATTGCTCACCGCCTGTCCACCATCCGCACAGCCGACATGATTGCTGGCTTCAGCAATGGAGCAATAGTGGAGCTCGGGGACCACAAGGAGCTGATGGCCAAGAAAGGAGTCTACTACTCCCTTGTTACGCAACAG TCTTCTGGGAGGCCAGAGGAGGATCATGATGAAGACGAAGATGAAGATGGAAATGGGGATTCATCTGATGCAGAAACTCTGGAGTACTCCTCAGACACGGAGAAGAAGAATGACCCAGATATTCTGGATCAGGTAACCATTGACAACAGTGGACAACTCCCTGACAACTCCCTTAAGAGCCCCACTGGATTGCCAATGGAACAGACGGAAATCAAATCACAGAAGAGGAAGTCAAAGAAAACGGGGAAAAAG gagaaagagaaagtggcagATATCCCGTTCAAAAGAATTCTGGCCCTAAACAAGCCTGAGTGGCCTTACCTTGTGGTCGGGCTTCTGGCCAGCTTTGTGGGGGGAGCGGTCTATCCCTGTGTAGCCATCCTCTTTGCCAAGATCATTGGT GTTTTTGCTGAAATTGATCCTGAGGTGAAACGAGAGAAAACTGTaatgttctctcttctcttccttctggTTGGTGGGGTTGCATTCGTCACTTATTTTTTTCag ggtttCATGTTTGGTAAATCTGGTGAACTTCTGACCATGAGGCTTCGGAGTCAAACCTTCAGTGCGATGATGAGACAG GAAATGGCTTGGTTTGATGACACAAACAATGCAGTGGGGGTTTTGACCACCAAGCTGGCTACGGATGCCTCTCTGGTGAAAGGG GCTGCAGGTTCTAGATTAGGTTTGGCCACCAACACTGTGTGTTCTCTCGGTATCGCTATCATCGTGGCCTTCATCCACAGTTGGCAGCTGACTCTCCTCATTCTCGCCTGTGTGCCCTTCCTGACGGGGGCCAATTTCATCCAGATGAGAGCCATGGCAGGCCATACCTCCAAAGATCAGAAATCCCTAGAGATGGCAGGGAAG ATCTCCACGGAGACGGTTGAAAACTTCAGGACTGTCGTTACACTAACGAGAGAGGACATGTTCTTCTCCAAATTCGCTAACAGCTTGGTTGAACCTTATCG CTCCAGCTTGGTAAAAGCTCCCATTTATGGGATCACATTTGCCATTGCTCAGGCAATACCCTACCTGGTCAATGCTGCAATCTTCCGTTTTGGAGCTTGGCTTATCTCTAACTGTTACACAgaatatgaaaatgtttttct TGTTTTTTCTGTGATTGTATTTGCTGCGATGAACATTGGGCAGTCGTCCTCCTTAGCCCCAGATTTTGCTAAAGCCAAAGCGGCTGCTCAACGAATCCTCAGTCTCCTGGAGAAGAAGCCAGAGATTGATATTTACTcccaggagggagagaaaccaGTGA ACCTTTGTGGAGAGATTATGTTCCAAGGGGTTGGGTTTTGTTACCCAACACGGAAGAATGTGCAGGTCCTGCAGGGTCTGGATGTGAGTGTGAAGCCTGGTCAGACTCTGGCGTTGGTGGGGGGCAGCGGCTGTGGAAAGAGCACCACGGTGCAGCTGCTTGAACGCTTCTACGATCCGGCGGCGGGACAAGTG TTTTTAGATGGGGCTGACACCAAGAGCCTGAATCTGGCCTGGCTGCGCTCTCAGCTGGGCCTGGTGTCCCAGGAGCCCATCCTGTTTGACTGCAGCATCGCTGAGAACATCCAGTATGGAGACAACAGCCGCACCGTCTCCCAGCAGGAGATTGAGGAGGCAGCCAAAAGTGCCAATATCCATGATTTCATCCTCGGTTTACCTGAG aaatACAACACACGTGTGGGAGACAAAGGCACGCAATTGTCTGGAGGTCAGAAGCAGAGGATTGCCATTGCTCGGGCCCTCGTCCGACAACCCAAAGTGTTGCTACTGGATGAGGCCACATCTGCCCtggacacagagagtgagagg ATCGTTCAACAAGCACTTGATGACGCCCGACAGGGCCGCACCTGTATCGTCATCGCCCACCGCCTGTCCACCATCCAGAATGCGGACCTTATTGCTGTCATTCAGAACGGCAGGGTGTCTGAGAAAGGCACACATAGTGAGCTCATGGCCAAACAGGGGGCCTACTTTGCCCTGGTCAATGCACAGGTCTCAGTATGA